The Papaver somniferum cultivar HN1 unplaced genomic scaffold, ASM357369v1 unplaced-scaffold_107, whole genome shotgun sequence genome includes a region encoding these proteins:
- the LOC113327734 gene encoding ribosome biogenesis protein BMS1 homolog isoform X1, producing the protein MASSSLNQQEEDTYVKHGLSYVKIYKNKKCDEGFTNDHHHNSPHPPSIHHTSEEERPPYVIVVHGPPKVGKTLLIKCLEDHFSRRNVAGPSRCFLLGDKRRIQFVECPNNVNGMIDAAKYADAVMFLIDAGYGFEMETFEFLELLKVHGMPKVMGVLTYLDSFKDEDVLAKTRQNLLDQFQTNIHNGAKAFCLSGRHNAMYLEHEISELASFLSTMEFHPLSWRAARPYMLVDLFEDVTPLEKVQMDKECPRDIMLEGYLRGCDIENGSKVHIAGVGDFPLASVTSLTDPFALPSVDTNNLKTNTDEVSDFDELSNMQIECFRAGTYLRFEFHDVPFEMVKNHDPCQPILVGGITVEEAKVGYMQVKLEPHSWHMKLLKSKDPIIVSVGWRRYQTRPIYTLEDCHGRNRVLKYTLEDMPCLATFWGPLAPTGTELAVVQSLADNKAAFRILAKAPVLEFNHDIKIVKKRKRIGTPYKIFKKTALIKDMFTSDLEIANFKDAKIQTARGISGMVDKPAGKSLTHGLEGIAKCTFKHKIRKRDTVFMHVYEQVEVPRFFNPIMRGPEPPDRIWHSVVDTYELTRASDLCVPANLESYYKREINPFHTRDLEFYSRWPRLMVALRRATSEEDKLSIKRQIEDFEIVRDERRRERELEATAPRRQTVEQVRAVRFIEKPKDTEKRLALMSDESLRHLSEGLVKKFIEYEKQKQKEKERHQLLQ; encoded by the exons ATGGCTTCTTCATCTCTTaatcaacaagaagaagataCATATGTCAAACACGGTTTGTCATATGTGAAGATCTACAAGAACAAGAAGTGTGATGAG GGTTTTACTAATGATCATCACCATAACAGTCCACATCCACCTTCTATTCATCATACCAGTGAAGAAGAACGACCTCCGTATGTAATTGTTGTTCACGGACCCCCCAAG GTTGGAAAAACCCTATTAATCAAGTGTTTAGAGGATCACTTTAGCAGGAGAAATGTGGCAGGCCCCAGTAGATGTTTTTTATTAGGTGACAAGAGACGGATACAGTTTGTGGAGTGTCCCAATAATGTCAATGGCATGATTGATGCTGCAAAGTATGCCGATGCTGTGATGTTCCTCATTGATGCGGGTTATGGGTTTGAAATG GAAACATTCGAGTTCCTCGAACTCTTAAAAGTTCACGGCATGCCCAAGGTTATGGGGGTGCTTACATATCTTGATAGCTTCAAGGATGAAGATGTGCTAGCAAAGACTCGGCAAAACCTCTTGGACCAGTTCCAGACTAACATACACAATGGAGCAAAAGCGTTCTGCTTATCCGGTCGTCATAATGCGAT GTATTTGGAGCACGAAATTAGCGAGCTGGCAAGCTTCTTATCGACAATGGAATTCCATCCTTTGTCATGGCGAGCTGCACGTCCTTATATGCTGGTAGATCTTTTTGAAGATGTCACTCCTCTTGAGAAAGTGCAAATGGATAAAGAATGCCCAAGAGACATTATGTTGGAAGGATACCTTCGAGGATGTGACATCGAGAATGGATCTAAG GTGCATATTGCTGGTGTTggtgattttcctttagctagCGTTACAAGCTTAACTGATCCTTTCGCGTTGCCGTCTGTTGATACCAATAATCTGAAG ACAAACACAGACGAGGTCAGCGATTTTGACGAGCTTTCTAACATGCAGATCGAGTGCTTCAGAGCAGGGACATATTTAAGGTTTGAGTTCCATGACGTTCCATTTGAGATGGTTAAAAATCATGATCCCTGTCAGCCTATTCTTGTTGGAGGCATCACTGTTGAGGAAGCAAAAGTtggatatatgcag GTGAAACTTGAGCCACATAGTTGGCATATGAAGTTATTGAAGTCAAAGGACCCTATCATTGTTTCAGTTGGTTGGAGGCGGTACCAGACAAGGCCTATTTATACGCTGGAAGATTGCCATGGCAGAAATCGAGTGCTGAAATACACCCTGGAAGACATGCCCTGTCTTGCAACGTTTTGGGGCCCTCTTGCACCTACCGGTACTGAACTTGCTGTTGTACAAAGTCTGGCAGATAACAAG GCTGCATTTCGGATTTTAGCAAAGGCTCCTGTTCTTGAATTTAACCATGACATAAAGATAGTGAAGAAGCGCAAGCGGATAGGAACTCCATATAAGATATTCAAGAAAACTGCTCTTATAAAGGATATGTTCACATCGGATCTCGAAATTGCTAATTTCAAGGATGCAAAAATTCAGACTGCACGAGGAATATCTGGGATGGTTGATAAG CCTGCGGGGAAAAGTCTTACTCATGGACTAGAAGGGATTGCAAAATGCACATTTAAGCATAAAATTCGCAAGCGTGATACCGTTTTCATGCATGTATATGAACAAGTTGAGGTTCCTCGCTTCTTCAACCCAATAATGAGAGGTCCAGAACCACCTGACCGTATTTGGCATTCTGTTGTTGATACTTATGAGCTTACTCGAGCTAGTGATCTCTGTGTGCCTGCTAACTTGGAATCTTACTACAAG AGGGAAATCAATCCCTTCCATACCAGGGATCTCGAATTCTATTCGAGGTGGCCACGTTTGATGGTGGCACTAAGGCGTGCGACTTCGGAGGAAGACAAGCTATCTATAAAGCGCCAGATTGAAGACTTCGAGATTGTGCGCGATGAGAGACGGAGAGAAAGGGAATTAGAGGCCACTGCTCCAAGGCGCCAGACGGTTGAACAAGTTCGTGCTGTGCGTTTTATTGAG AAACCGAAGGATACCGAGAAACGGTTGGCATTGATGTCAGACGAATCGTTGAGGCACTTAAGTGAAGGCTTGGTAAAGAAATTCATAGAATAtgagaaacaaaaacagaaagagaaagagaggCATCAACTATTACAGTGA
- the LOC113327734 gene encoding ribosome biogenesis protein BMS1 homolog isoform X2, giving the protein MASSSLNQQEEDTYVKHGLSYVKIYKNKKCDEGFTNDHHHNSPHPPSIHHTSEEERPPYVIVVHGPPKVGKTLLIKCLEDHFSRRNVAGPSRCFLLGDKRRIQFVECPNNVNGMIDAAKYADAVMFLIDAGYGFEMETFEFLELLKVHGMPKVMGVLTYLDSFKDEDVLAKTRQNLLDQFQTNIHNGAKAFCLSGRHNAMYLEHEISELASFLSTMEFHPLSWRAARPYMLVDLFEDVTPLEKVQMDKECPRDIMLEGYLRGCDIENGSKVHIAGVGDFPLASVTSLTDPFALPSVDTNNLKIECFRAGTYLRFEFHDVPFEMVKNHDPCQPILVGGITVEEAKVGYMQVKLEPHSWHMKLLKSKDPIIVSVGWRRYQTRPIYTLEDCHGRNRVLKYTLEDMPCLATFWGPLAPTGTELAVVQSLADNKAAFRILAKAPVLEFNHDIKIVKKRKRIGTPYKIFKKTALIKDMFTSDLEIANFKDAKIQTARGISGMVDKPAGKSLTHGLEGIAKCTFKHKIRKRDTVFMHVYEQVEVPRFFNPIMRGPEPPDRIWHSVVDTYELTRASDLCVPANLESYYKREINPFHTRDLEFYSRWPRLMVALRRATSEEDKLSIKRQIEDFEIVRDERRRERELEATAPRRQTVEQVRAVRFIEKPKDTEKRLALMSDESLRHLSEGLVKKFIEYEKQKQKEKERHQLLQ; this is encoded by the exons ATGGCTTCTTCATCTCTTaatcaacaagaagaagataCATATGTCAAACACGGTTTGTCATATGTGAAGATCTACAAGAACAAGAAGTGTGATGAG GGTTTTACTAATGATCATCACCATAACAGTCCACATCCACCTTCTATTCATCATACCAGTGAAGAAGAACGACCTCCGTATGTAATTGTTGTTCACGGACCCCCCAAG GTTGGAAAAACCCTATTAATCAAGTGTTTAGAGGATCACTTTAGCAGGAGAAATGTGGCAGGCCCCAGTAGATGTTTTTTATTAGGTGACAAGAGACGGATACAGTTTGTGGAGTGTCCCAATAATGTCAATGGCATGATTGATGCTGCAAAGTATGCCGATGCTGTGATGTTCCTCATTGATGCGGGTTATGGGTTTGAAATG GAAACATTCGAGTTCCTCGAACTCTTAAAAGTTCACGGCATGCCCAAGGTTATGGGGGTGCTTACATATCTTGATAGCTTCAAGGATGAAGATGTGCTAGCAAAGACTCGGCAAAACCTCTTGGACCAGTTCCAGACTAACATACACAATGGAGCAAAAGCGTTCTGCTTATCCGGTCGTCATAATGCGAT GTATTTGGAGCACGAAATTAGCGAGCTGGCAAGCTTCTTATCGACAATGGAATTCCATCCTTTGTCATGGCGAGCTGCACGTCCTTATATGCTGGTAGATCTTTTTGAAGATGTCACTCCTCTTGAGAAAGTGCAAATGGATAAAGAATGCCCAAGAGACATTATGTTGGAAGGATACCTTCGAGGATGTGACATCGAGAATGGATCTAAG GTGCATATTGCTGGTGTTggtgattttcctttagctagCGTTACAAGCTTAACTGATCCTTTCGCGTTGCCGTCTGTTGATACCAATAATCTGAAG ATCGAGTGCTTCAGAGCAGGGACATATTTAAGGTTTGAGTTCCATGACGTTCCATTTGAGATGGTTAAAAATCATGATCCCTGTCAGCCTATTCTTGTTGGAGGCATCACTGTTGAGGAAGCAAAAGTtggatatatgcag GTGAAACTTGAGCCACATAGTTGGCATATGAAGTTATTGAAGTCAAAGGACCCTATCATTGTTTCAGTTGGTTGGAGGCGGTACCAGACAAGGCCTATTTATACGCTGGAAGATTGCCATGGCAGAAATCGAGTGCTGAAATACACCCTGGAAGACATGCCCTGTCTTGCAACGTTTTGGGGCCCTCTTGCACCTACCGGTACTGAACTTGCTGTTGTACAAAGTCTGGCAGATAACAAG GCTGCATTTCGGATTTTAGCAAAGGCTCCTGTTCTTGAATTTAACCATGACATAAAGATAGTGAAGAAGCGCAAGCGGATAGGAACTCCATATAAGATATTCAAGAAAACTGCTCTTATAAAGGATATGTTCACATCGGATCTCGAAATTGCTAATTTCAAGGATGCAAAAATTCAGACTGCACGAGGAATATCTGGGATGGTTGATAAG CCTGCGGGGAAAAGTCTTACTCATGGACTAGAAGGGATTGCAAAATGCACATTTAAGCATAAAATTCGCAAGCGTGATACCGTTTTCATGCATGTATATGAACAAGTTGAGGTTCCTCGCTTCTTCAACCCAATAATGAGAGGTCCAGAACCACCTGACCGTATTTGGCATTCTGTTGTTGATACTTATGAGCTTACTCGAGCTAGTGATCTCTGTGTGCCTGCTAACTTGGAATCTTACTACAAG AGGGAAATCAATCCCTTCCATACCAGGGATCTCGAATTCTATTCGAGGTGGCCACGTTTGATGGTGGCACTAAGGCGTGCGACTTCGGAGGAAGACAAGCTATCTATAAAGCGCCAGATTGAAGACTTCGAGATTGTGCGCGATGAGAGACGGAGAGAAAGGGAATTAGAGGCCACTGCTCCAAGGCGCCAGACGGTTGAACAAGTTCGTGCTGTGCGTTTTATTGAG AAACCGAAGGATACCGAGAAACGGTTGGCATTGATGTCAGACGAATCGTTGAGGCACTTAAGTGAAGGCTTGGTAAAGAAATTCATAGAATAtgagaaacaaaaacagaaagagaaagagaggCATCAACTATTACAGTGA
- the LOC113327734 gene encoding ribosome biogenesis protein BMS1 homolog isoform X3 produces the protein MSPHPPSIHHTSEEERPPYVIVVHGPPKVGKTLLIKCLEDHFSRRNVAGPSRCFLLGDKRRIQFVECPNNVNGMIDAAKYADAVMFLIDAGYGFEMETFEFLELLKVHGMPKVMGVLTYLDSFKDEDVLAKTRQNLLDQFQTNIHNGAKAFCLSGRHNAMYLEHEISELASFLSTMEFHPLSWRAARPYMLVDLFEDVTPLEKVQMDKECPRDIMLEGYLRGCDIENGSKVHIAGVGDFPLASVTSLTDPFALPSVDTNNLKTNTDEVSDFDELSNMQIECFRAGTYLRFEFHDVPFEMVKNHDPCQPILVGGITVEEAKVGYMQVKLEPHSWHMKLLKSKDPIIVSVGWRRYQTRPIYTLEDCHGRNRVLKYTLEDMPCLATFWGPLAPTGTELAVVQSLADNKAAFRILAKAPVLEFNHDIKIVKKRKRIGTPYKIFKKTALIKDMFTSDLEIANFKDAKIQTARGISGMVDKPAGKSLTHGLEGIAKCTFKHKIRKRDTVFMHVYEQVEVPRFFNPIMRGPEPPDRIWHSVVDTYELTRASDLCVPANLESYYKREINPFHTRDLEFYSRWPRLMVALRRATSEEDKLSIKRQIEDFEIVRDERRRERELEATAPRRQTVEQVRAVRFIEKPKDTEKRLALMSDESLRHLSEGLVKKFIEYEKQKQKEKERHQLLQ, from the exons ATGAG TCCACATCCACCTTCTATTCATCATACCAGTGAAGAAGAACGACCTCCGTATGTAATTGTTGTTCACGGACCCCCCAAG GTTGGAAAAACCCTATTAATCAAGTGTTTAGAGGATCACTTTAGCAGGAGAAATGTGGCAGGCCCCAGTAGATGTTTTTTATTAGGTGACAAGAGACGGATACAGTTTGTGGAGTGTCCCAATAATGTCAATGGCATGATTGATGCTGCAAAGTATGCCGATGCTGTGATGTTCCTCATTGATGCGGGTTATGGGTTTGAAATG GAAACATTCGAGTTCCTCGAACTCTTAAAAGTTCACGGCATGCCCAAGGTTATGGGGGTGCTTACATATCTTGATAGCTTCAAGGATGAAGATGTGCTAGCAAAGACTCGGCAAAACCTCTTGGACCAGTTCCAGACTAACATACACAATGGAGCAAAAGCGTTCTGCTTATCCGGTCGTCATAATGCGAT GTATTTGGAGCACGAAATTAGCGAGCTGGCAAGCTTCTTATCGACAATGGAATTCCATCCTTTGTCATGGCGAGCTGCACGTCCTTATATGCTGGTAGATCTTTTTGAAGATGTCACTCCTCTTGAGAAAGTGCAAATGGATAAAGAATGCCCAAGAGACATTATGTTGGAAGGATACCTTCGAGGATGTGACATCGAGAATGGATCTAAG GTGCATATTGCTGGTGTTggtgattttcctttagctagCGTTACAAGCTTAACTGATCCTTTCGCGTTGCCGTCTGTTGATACCAATAATCTGAAG ACAAACACAGACGAGGTCAGCGATTTTGACGAGCTTTCTAACATGCAGATCGAGTGCTTCAGAGCAGGGACATATTTAAGGTTTGAGTTCCATGACGTTCCATTTGAGATGGTTAAAAATCATGATCCCTGTCAGCCTATTCTTGTTGGAGGCATCACTGTTGAGGAAGCAAAAGTtggatatatgcag GTGAAACTTGAGCCACATAGTTGGCATATGAAGTTATTGAAGTCAAAGGACCCTATCATTGTTTCAGTTGGTTGGAGGCGGTACCAGACAAGGCCTATTTATACGCTGGAAGATTGCCATGGCAGAAATCGAGTGCTGAAATACACCCTGGAAGACATGCCCTGTCTTGCAACGTTTTGGGGCCCTCTTGCACCTACCGGTACTGAACTTGCTGTTGTACAAAGTCTGGCAGATAACAAG GCTGCATTTCGGATTTTAGCAAAGGCTCCTGTTCTTGAATTTAACCATGACATAAAGATAGTGAAGAAGCGCAAGCGGATAGGAACTCCATATAAGATATTCAAGAAAACTGCTCTTATAAAGGATATGTTCACATCGGATCTCGAAATTGCTAATTTCAAGGATGCAAAAATTCAGACTGCACGAGGAATATCTGGGATGGTTGATAAG CCTGCGGGGAAAAGTCTTACTCATGGACTAGAAGGGATTGCAAAATGCACATTTAAGCATAAAATTCGCAAGCGTGATACCGTTTTCATGCATGTATATGAACAAGTTGAGGTTCCTCGCTTCTTCAACCCAATAATGAGAGGTCCAGAACCACCTGACCGTATTTGGCATTCTGTTGTTGATACTTATGAGCTTACTCGAGCTAGTGATCTCTGTGTGCCTGCTAACTTGGAATCTTACTACAAG AGGGAAATCAATCCCTTCCATACCAGGGATCTCGAATTCTATTCGAGGTGGCCACGTTTGATGGTGGCACTAAGGCGTGCGACTTCGGAGGAAGACAAGCTATCTATAAAGCGCCAGATTGAAGACTTCGAGATTGTGCGCGATGAGAGACGGAGAGAAAGGGAATTAGAGGCCACTGCTCCAAGGCGCCAGACGGTTGAACAAGTTCGTGCTGTGCGTTTTATTGAG AAACCGAAGGATACCGAGAAACGGTTGGCATTGATGTCAGACGAATCGTTGAGGCACTTAAGTGAAGGCTTGGTAAAGAAATTCATAGAATAtgagaaacaaaaacagaaagagaaagagaggCATCAACTATTACAGTGA